Proteins encoded in a region of the Rutidosis leptorrhynchoides isolate AG116_Rl617_1_P2 chromosome 9, CSIRO_AGI_Rlap_v1, whole genome shotgun sequence genome:
- the LOC139867190 gene encoding uncharacterized protein, translating to MNGRGGCCIARFGGDGSGGGMYGMSKVEKIMMKFRPIAPKPVAAGSGSVGSPTENSDGYAKCVRSKRKYVRVNKNNIKKKSKRKVTLSLLPEKPDRKQIEPATSFQDLLTPVQTTKSDVKKCKTMSSPVWLSFQNNQEQKVCYSHVGGHVNQVVTKPLQQTPLLQPRKPEVVSYVMVECVTDTWVDLEEIGRTDEERAMNMEKDTCPAFLSDFQDRVVWANTAYRQMAGSDDVAVVLVPKDKWTTLPVTYPAFTCKVRVATCSAGDNHRQSLTLPCDVWRLDHGGYAWRLDVKAALSLGR from the coding sequence ATGAACGGCAGAGGTGGTTGTTGTATAGCGAGGTTCGGCGGAGATGGTAGTGGCGGGGGGATGTACGGTATGTCAAAAGTTGAAAAAATAATGATGAAATTCAGGCCAATTGCACCGAAACCGGTTGCGGCTGGCTCCGGTTCCGTCGGATCCCCAACGGAGAATAGCGACGGTTATGCGAAATGTGTAAGAAGTAAGAGAAAGTATGTTAGGGTTAACAAAAACAACATTAAAAAGAAGTCTAAAAGAAAGGTGACGCTTTCTTTGTTACCTGAAAAACCGGACCGGAAGCAAATCGAACCGGCGACCAGTTTTCAAGATCTGTTAACACCGGTTCAGACAACAAAGAGTGATGTCAAAAAATGTAAAACGATGTCGTCACCTGTGTGGTTGAGTTTTCAAAACAACCAAGAGCAAAAGGTTTGTTACAGTCACGTGGGAGGTCACGTGAATCAAGTTGTTACGAAGCCGTTGCAACAAACTCCGTTACTGCAACCGAGAAAACCGGAGGTGGTGTCTTACGTGATGGTGGAATGCGTGACTGACACGTGGGTGGATTTAGAAGAAATAGGGCGTACGGATGAAGAAAGAGCGATGAACATGGAGAAGGACACGTGTCCAGCTTTTTTATCGGACTTTCAAGATAGAGTGGTGTGGGCAAACACAGCGTATAGACAGATGGCTGGTTCAGATGACGTGGCGGTGGTTTTAGTACCGAAAGATAAATGGACGACGTTACCGGTGACATATCCAGCTTTTACTTGTAAAGTAAGGGTTGCTACCTGTTCAGCCGGTGATAATCACCGGCAAAGTTTAACGCTGCCGTgtgatgtttggagattggatcaCGGTGGTTACGCATGGCGGTTGGACGTTAAAGCTGCTTTAAGTTTGGGTCGGTAA